In the Aromatoleum bremense genome, one interval contains:
- a CDS encoding ArsR/SmtB family transcription factor — protein sequence MKDLLYEQVARIGKAVSSPKRLELLELLAQGEKSVEALAGELSVDVKLTSAHLKALKDARLVASRRDGKFVIYRLSGQDVARLWVMLREVAEEHLVELRVALDQMVTNPARLAAVSRQALLERAQRGEVVVIDVRPHNEYETAHLPFARSMPIAELERRLAELPLDKEIVAYCRGPFCLLSDEAVALLAARGYRVRKIPDGVSEWAAAGLPVEAAGNR from the coding sequence TTGAAAGACTTGCTCTACGAACAGGTGGCCCGAATCGGCAAAGCGGTTTCCAGTCCGAAGCGGCTGGAACTGCTTGAGTTGCTGGCGCAAGGCGAAAAATCCGTTGAGGCACTTGCTGGCGAGCTATCGGTTGACGTCAAGCTCACCAGCGCGCACCTGAAAGCCTTGAAAGATGCACGCCTGGTGGCATCACGTCGCGACGGCAAGTTCGTGATCTACCGCCTCAGCGGCCAGGACGTCGCCCGGCTTTGGGTCATGCTGCGCGAGGTTGCCGAAGAGCACCTGGTGGAGTTGCGCGTCGCGCTCGACCAGATGGTGACCAATCCCGCCCGCCTTGCGGCTGTGAGTCGCCAGGCCTTACTGGAGCGCGCGCAGCGCGGCGAAGTCGTCGTGATCGATGTGCGGCCCCATAACGAGTACGAGACCGCGCATCTGCCTTTCGCACGGTCGATGCCGATCGCCGAGCTCGAACGTCGCCTCGCCGAGTTGCCGCTCGACAAGGAGATCGTCGCTTACTGCCGCGGCCCTTTCTGTCTGTTGTCGGACGAGGCCGTGGCCTTGCTCGCTGCGAGGGGTTACCGGGTTCGCAAAATTCCTGACGGCGTCAGCGAATGGGCGGCAGCGGGCCTTCCGGTGGAGGCGGCGGGCAATCGCTGA
- a CDS encoding DsrE/DsrF/TusD sulfur relay family protein produces the protein MPNTLFIINDAPYGNERAYNALRLAGALAGREDQQVRVFLMADAVGCAKAGQKVPEGYYNIQLMLGKVLRKGEVALCGTCMDARGLTDAEIAKGARRSTLNELAQWTAEADKVLVF, from the coding sequence ATGCCGAACACTCTTTTCATCATCAACGATGCGCCCTACGGCAATGAACGGGCCTACAACGCACTGCGGCTCGCCGGGGCGCTCGCCGGCCGCGAGGATCAGCAGGTACGGGTTTTCTTGATGGCTGATGCGGTGGGCTGTGCCAAAGCTGGCCAGAAGGTTCCCGAGGGCTATTACAACATTCAGCTCATGCTCGGAAAGGTGCTGCGCAAGGGCGAGGTGGCCTTGTGTGGAACCTGCATGGATGCGCGCGGGCTGACCGATGCGGAAATAGCCAAAGGCGCCCGGCGCTCGACGCTGAACGAGTTAGCCCAGTGGACCGCCGAGGCGGACAAGGTGCTGGTGTTCTGA
- a CDS encoding NADH-quinone oxidoreductase subunit I, with protein MSIAYPEFRASRCTRYRFRYSECRRCTEACPHEAITLSDEGVAIDFARCQNCALCVTACPTGALASGGFKPVDMLRQAIRQDHFTIACAPSGAVADAVVPCLGAVDAASLAYLAKRRIPVTMRGASHCSECAHGARGAAQLALNLEACEVLTKAAGTADARVDWVAPEVESRSTSLPTIEGGGGFAASRRQWFRRLVGRGADELAQTTEPTPSSLPAPDKAIRPGAYALPERRELLQIVCQRRDDRPFSLPLHEALPLMALSLQPGCILCEACFRVCPTGAIEIEESPADWQLKFATDRCVGCAVCLEVCQPRVLDADAVFDARPEQPARVLLAMSKQRCARCDRHFVSHTLQETCPICRDDEDAFTAIFG; from the coding sequence GTGAGCATCGCCTACCCTGAGTTTCGCGCCAGCCGCTGCACCCGCTACCGCTTTCGGTACAGCGAATGCCGCCGTTGTACGGAGGCCTGTCCGCACGAGGCGATTACCCTGTCCGACGAGGGCGTCGCCATCGACTTCGCTCGCTGCCAGAACTGCGCGCTGTGCGTAACGGCCTGCCCCACCGGCGCCTTGGCAAGTGGCGGTTTCAAGCCGGTGGACATGTTGCGGCAGGCGATTCGCCAGGACCATTTCACCATAGCCTGCGCGCCTTCCGGCGCCGTCGCCGACGCGGTCGTGCCCTGTCTTGGCGCGGTCGACGCGGCCAGCCTGGCGTATCTGGCGAAGCGCCGAATTCCGGTGACGATGCGCGGCGCTTCCCATTGCAGCGAGTGCGCGCATGGTGCCCGGGGGGCTGCGCAGCTCGCACTCAATCTGGAGGCCTGCGAGGTTCTGACAAAAGCCGCCGGAACAGCAGATGCCCGCGTCGACTGGGTCGCCCCGGAGGTGGAGTCTCGAAGTACATCGCTGCCGACCATCGAGGGAGGCGGCGGCTTCGCGGCGAGCCGCCGACAATGGTTCCGCCGCCTGGTCGGTCGCGGGGCCGATGAGCTGGCTCAGACGACCGAACCGACCCCATCTTCGCTGCCTGCCCCCGACAAGGCGATACGGCCTGGCGCCTACGCGCTGCCTGAGCGACGCGAATTGCTGCAGATCGTGTGCCAGCGCAGAGATGATCGGCCATTTTCGCTCCCCCTTCACGAAGCGCTGCCACTGATGGCATTGTCGCTGCAGCCCGGCTGCATCCTCTGCGAAGCCTGTTTTCGAGTTTGTCCGACCGGTGCAATCGAGATCGAGGAGTCGCCTGCCGACTGGCAACTCAAGTTCGCCACCGACCGGTGCGTCGGTTGCGCCGTTTGTCTGGAGGTCTGCCAGCCCCGCGTGCTCGACGCCGATGCGGTCTTCGACGCCCGGCCGGAACAGCCTGCCCGGGTATTGCTGGCCATGTCGAAGCAACGCTGCGCGCGTTGCGACCGGCACTTCGTATCGCATACCCTGCAGGAAACGTGTCCGATCTGTCGCGACGACGAGGATGCGTTCACCGCCATCTTTGGCTGA
- a CDS encoding DUF309 domain-containing protein has product MLLDLQTRPILAPDRQVLSEINWTEVAALWNGNELGALHDLLNERWSRLIRNSVLGTRDPEAEFLQGLAFATLALFFTQNHNQEGALLLLDDALVVLGKYRPHFLGVRIDPIVGSLQELRPLIASLPAEGENPMFPFVYAKLEHSGALSS; this is encoded by the coding sequence ATGCTGCTCGATCTTCAAACCCGACCCATTCTTGCGCCCGATCGCCAGGTGCTGTCGGAAATCAACTGGACGGAAGTCGCTGCGCTGTGGAACGGCAACGAACTCGGCGCGCTGCACGACCTGCTCAATGAACGCTGGTCGAGGTTGATCCGCAACAGCGTGCTGGGCACGCGTGACCCCGAGGCCGAGTTTCTGCAGGGGCTTGCGTTTGCTACGCTTGCGCTGTTCTTCACGCAGAACCACAACCAGGAGGGCGCGCTGCTGTTGCTGGACGACGCGCTCGTGGTGCTCGGCAAATACCGGCCGCACTTTCTGGGTGTGCGGATCGATCCGATCGTCGGCTCGCTGCAGGAGCTGCGCCCGCTGATTGCGTCGCTGCCGGCCGAAGGCGAGAATCCGATGTTTCCCTTTGTGTATGCGAAGTTAGAGCACAGCGGAGCGCTGTCGTCATGA
- a CDS encoding HisA/HisF-related TIM barrel protein: MFIIDGDAVGAWLASAVAIIVPAEGEARASELLTAGAARVLLGEAALRDSELIPRLVARFGAERIGVFVPARRMEITWSFDTVSNADFRVVTPSLCEAGWEILRADASATGIRANWWLGEMKKRGASMALVQVDIGDDTDLNLCAGLVEDLGDRLWIAPRRQSDPALADWVAYGKAAQIALSPSLFTRRAELLPALSPSDAVSPAVEDA; encoded by the coding sequence TTGTTCATCATCGATGGAGATGCCGTCGGCGCATGGCTCGCCTCGGCCGTTGCGATCATCGTGCCCGCTGAAGGCGAGGCGCGGGCAAGTGAGCTGCTGACCGCCGGCGCTGCGCGGGTGTTGCTCGGAGAGGCCGCGCTGCGCGACTCGGAACTGATCCCGAGGCTCGTTGCGCGGTTTGGCGCCGAGCGGATCGGTGTTTTCGTTCCCGCGCGTCGCATGGAGATCACGTGGTCATTCGACACGGTATCCAATGCCGATTTTCGCGTCGTGACGCCATCACTGTGCGAAGCGGGCTGGGAGATCCTGCGCGCCGACGCCAGTGCAACCGGTATCCGGGCGAACTGGTGGCTCGGCGAGATGAAGAAGCGGGGCGCCTCGATGGCGCTCGTGCAGGTCGACATCGGCGACGACACCGATCTCAACCTGTGCGCAGGCCTGGTCGAGGATCTGGGCGATCGTCTGTGGATTGCGCCGCGTCGGCAATCCGACCCGGCGCTCGCCGACTGGGTGGCATACGGCAAGGCGGCGCAGATCGCGCTGTCGCCGAGTCTCTTTACGCGACGTGCCGAGTTGCTGCCGGCCTTGTCGCCGTCCGACGCCGTCTCACCTGCTGTCGAGGATGCATGA
- a CDS encoding MFS transporter — translation MFPGSRNILLLASSQAMMLSAIVMSMTLAAILGSSLAPDKSLATLPVAVMVIGTAIASLPAAMLMRRFGRRTGFLIGATLGVAGSAVAAFGLQQHSFQLFVLGHLLLGSYQGFANYYRFAAAEAVDPAHVGKAISWVVAGGVIAAFLGPQLGQWGRDWFVSGLFVGSYLAQAALSVIALALLACVRLKPVVVAAGGVARPLREILAQPALRASVLGVAVGYAVMIMVMTATPLAMLGCGLSATSVTPVIQWHVVGMFAPSFFTGSLIKRHGAPRIMQIGFVLLLVHVAITLLGVEFLHFLSALILLGVGWNFAFIGGTALLTQTYRPSEQLKVQAINEFSIFGLVALATLSAGWLYDRFGWATLNLAVVPLLILALVAAIGIERRLRAVAVPA, via the coding sequence ATGTTCCCCGGCAGCCGCAATATCCTCCTCCTGGCTTCGAGCCAGGCCATGATGCTCTCGGCCATCGTCATGTCGATGACGCTGGCGGCAATTCTCGGGAGTTCACTCGCCCCGGACAAGAGTCTCGCGACGCTGCCGGTCGCCGTGATGGTGATCGGCACCGCAATCGCATCGTTACCGGCGGCGATGCTGATGCGCCGCTTCGGACGACGCACGGGTTTCCTGATCGGCGCCACGCTCGGTGTCGCCGGCAGTGCGGTCGCGGCGTTCGGCCTGCAACAGCATTCGTTCCAGCTCTTCGTCCTGGGCCACCTGCTGCTCGGCAGCTACCAGGGCTTCGCCAACTACTATCGGTTTGCCGCAGCTGAAGCGGTCGACCCCGCTCACGTCGGCAAAGCGATCTCGTGGGTTGTGGCGGGCGGCGTCATCGCCGCCTTTCTCGGCCCGCAGCTTGGGCAATGGGGGCGGGACTGGTTTGTCAGCGGATTGTTCGTCGGTTCGTATCTCGCCCAAGCGGCGCTCAGCGTGATCGCGCTGGCGCTACTGGCGTGCGTTCGGCTCAAACCCGTGGTGGTCGCGGCGGGCGGTGTGGCAAGGCCGCTGCGCGAGATTCTTGCGCAACCGGCGCTGCGTGCATCGGTGCTCGGGGTGGCGGTCGGCTACGCCGTGATGATCATGGTGATGACGGCGACCCCCTTGGCGATGCTGGGCTGTGGGTTGTCCGCCACCAGTGTCACGCCAGTGATTCAGTGGCACGTTGTCGGGATGTTCGCGCCGTCGTTCTTCACCGGCAGTCTCATCAAGCGTCATGGTGCACCCCGCATCATGCAGATCGGGTTCGTCCTGCTGCTGGTGCATGTCGCGATCACGCTGCTCGGTGTCGAGTTCCTGCATTTCCTGTCGGCGCTGATCCTGCTGGGCGTCGGCTGGAACTTCGCCTTCATTGGGGGTACCGCGCTGCTCACCCAGACGTACCGTCCGTCGGAACAGTTGAAGGTCCAGGCGATCAACGAGTTCTCGATATTCGGCCTGGTGGCGCTCGCGACCCTATCGGCGGGCTGGCTCTATGACCGCTTCGGCTGGGCTACCCTCAACTTGGCCGTAGTGCCACTGCTGATCCTTGCCTTGGTGGCTGCCATCGGTATCGAGCGGCGATTGCGAGCGGTGGCGGTACCTGCCTGA